A window from Cellulomonas sp. C5510 encodes these proteins:
- a CDS encoding 5-formyltetrahydrofolate cyclo-ligase: protein MSAVAQPYPHVSDGSTATEVKDEFRALLRAARQARSARRRTDAADAFVDVVETIPALADARCVAVYSARPTEPDTGPLLDSLAGRQIEVLLPVLGAGLQREWARYAGRHDLLQRAPGRPPEPSTPSLGAEALAEADVIIAPALAVDTTGTRLGQGGGWYDRALAHARPGTPVIALVFAEELYDAEVRPLPREPHDRTVDIVATPERWYRLGA from the coding sequence ATGAGCGCCGTCGCCCAGCCGTACCCGCACGTCTCCGACGGCAGCACGGCGACCGAGGTGAAGGACGAGTTCCGGGCCCTCCTGCGGGCGGCCCGGCAGGCCCGGTCGGCCCGGAGGCGCACGGATGCGGCGGACGCGTTCGTCGACGTCGTCGAGACGATCCCCGCCCTGGCCGACGCCCGGTGCGTCGCGGTGTACTCGGCACGTCCCACCGAGCCCGACACCGGCCCGCTGCTCGACTCCCTGGCGGGACGGCAGATCGAGGTGCTGCTGCCCGTGCTCGGCGCGGGGCTGCAGCGCGAGTGGGCGCGCTACGCCGGCCGGCACGACCTGCTGCAGCGCGCTCCCGGACGCCCGCCCGAGCCCTCCACGCCGTCCCTCGGTGCGGAGGCGCTCGCCGAGGCCGACGTCATCATCGCCCCGGCGCTCGCCGTCGACACCACCGGCACCCGCCTCGGTCAGGGCGGCGGCTGGTACGACCGCGCCCTCGCGCACGCGCGCCCCGGCACGCCCGTGATCGCCCTGGTGTTCGCCGAGGAGCTCTACGACGCCGAGGTCCGCCCCCTGCCACGCGAGCCCCACGACCGGACGGTCGACATCGTCGCGACGCCGGAGCGCTGGTACCGCCTGGGGGCGTGA
- the glp gene encoding gephyrin-like molybdotransferase Glp, which translates to MRSVQDQLAAVLAAVGPVAPLDVVLSDASGCILAEDLVAPADVPSRPVAACDGYAVASGDLHGAGAPVLPVAHDVLAGDPAALRLAPGQAVRIASGGPVPAGADAVVAAEDTDRGAVRVALHRLPGPGANVRPVGADTVRGAVVLAAGTRLGARQLAVAAASGRGRLRVHPAPRVVLVSTGSELAEPGTPRRDGGVYEAAGHALEAAVRDTGATPVRVGVVTDDRAVLSEALEDQLVRADVVVTTGGLSESQHDTLADVLAPLGTVRFDQVAMAPGFRHGFGTVGGGAGAVPLFALPGHPVAAQVAFEVFVRPALRAMAGHTDLFRPSVAARADVGWESPAGVRQFVPAAVVGSPSEGYRVTPVGDPGVPSVTGLAHANALAVVGEQDTAVVAGQVVHCLVLEG; encoded by the coding sequence ATGAGATCCGTGCAGGACCAGCTCGCGGCCGTGCTGGCCGCGGTGGGCCCGGTCGCCCCGCTCGACGTCGTGCTCTCCGACGCGTCGGGCTGCATCCTCGCCGAGGACCTCGTCGCCCCCGCGGACGTGCCCTCGCGGCCGGTCGCGGCGTGCGACGGGTACGCGGTCGCGAGCGGCGACCTGCACGGTGCGGGAGCCCCGGTGCTCCCGGTCGCCCACGACGTGCTGGCCGGCGACCCGGCCGCGCTGCGTCTCGCCCCCGGCCAGGCCGTGCGGATCGCGTCGGGCGGGCCGGTGCCCGCGGGCGCGGACGCGGTGGTCGCCGCGGAGGACACCGACCGCGGCGCCGTGCGGGTCGCGCTGCACCGGCTGCCCGGTCCCGGTGCGAACGTGCGGCCGGTCGGAGCGGACACCGTGCGGGGAGCGGTCGTCCTGGCGGCGGGCACGCGCCTCGGCGCCCGGCAGCTGGCGGTCGCCGCGGCGAGCGGCCGGGGACGCCTGCGGGTGCATCCCGCCCCGCGCGTGGTCCTGGTCTCGACGGGGTCCGAGCTGGCAGAGCCGGGGACGCCCCGGCGCGACGGCGGCGTCTACGAGGCCGCGGGCCACGCGCTGGAGGCGGCCGTCCGCGACACCGGTGCGACGCCGGTGCGGGTGGGCGTCGTGACCGACGACCGCGCGGTGCTGAGCGAGGCTCTCGAGGACCAGCTCGTGCGCGCGGACGTCGTGGTGACGACCGGTGGGCTGTCCGAGTCGCAGCACGACACCCTCGCCGACGTGCTCGCGCCGCTCGGCACGGTCCGGTTCGACCAGGTGGCGATGGCTCCCGGCTTCCGCCACGGGTTCGGGACGGTGGGCGGCGGCGCCGGTGCGGTGCCGCTCTTCGCGCTGCCCGGCCACCCGGTCGCCGCGCAGGTCGCGTTCGAGGTCTTCGTCCGCCCGGCCCTGCGTGCGATGGCCGGGCACACCGACCTGTTCCGGCCGTCGGTGGCGGCGCGCGCGGACGTGGGCTGGGAGTCGCCGGCGGGGGTGCGGCAGTTCGTCCCCGCCGCCGTCGTGGGCTCGCCGAGCGAGGGCTACCGCGTGACGCCGGTCGGCGACCCGGGTGTGCCCTCGGTGACCGGCCTCGCGCACGCGAACGCCCTGGCCGTGGTCGGCGAGCAGGACACCGCCGTCGTGGCCGGGCAGGTCGTGCACTGCCTGGTGCTGGAGGGCTGA
- a CDS encoding GNAT family N-acetyltransferase has product MPRGWPVVLTDGDVALRTLRRADEASWMRLRAANAAWLEPWDATSPEPLSGRRPTFAQFVRTLDRQARSGSSLPFAVEHEGELVGQLTVSGITYGSLYSASIGYWIARHVAGRGIMPTAVALATDHCFAGLGLHRVEVNIRPENGPSLRVVEKLGFRDEGLRERYLHIQGRWCDHRTFALTTEDVPGGLLARWHAARTPRA; this is encoded by the coding sequence ATGCCGCGCGGCTGGCCGGTCGTGCTGACCGACGGCGACGTGGCCCTCCGGACGCTGCGCCGCGCCGACGAGGCGTCCTGGATGCGGCTGCGGGCTGCCAACGCCGCGTGGCTCGAGCCGTGGGACGCGACCTCGCCCGAGCCGCTCAGCGGGCGTCGTCCGACGTTCGCGCAGTTCGTGCGGACGCTCGACCGGCAGGCACGCTCGGGGTCGTCGCTGCCGTTCGCCGTCGAGCACGAGGGCGAGCTCGTCGGGCAGCTGACGGTCTCGGGCATCACCTACGGCTCGCTGTACTCCGCGTCGATCGGGTACTGGATCGCGCGGCACGTCGCGGGGCGCGGCATCATGCCCACCGCCGTCGCGCTCGCCACCGACCACTGCTTCGCCGGACTGGGGCTGCACCGCGTCGAGGTGAACATCCGCCCGGAGAACGGCCCGTCGCTGCGCGTGGTGGAGAAGCTGGGGTTCCGGGACGAGGGTCTGCGCGAGCGCTACCTGCACATCCAGGGCCGGTGGTGCGACCACCGGACGTTCGCCCTCACGACCGAGGACGTCCCCGGCGGGCTGCTCGCGCGCTGGCACGCGGCGCGGACGCCGCGCGCCTGA
- a CDS encoding dihydrofolate reductase family protein, producing the protein MRTIYNTATTLNGYIADERNSLDWLFAVDDSVAPDQEEFLAGITVLVLGSTTYEWVVEHEHLITHPERWPGYFGRRPLFVFTTRELPVPAGADVRFVRGPVAQVLPRIQEAAGDGDAWLVGGGDLAGQLLDAGALDEVQLSVAPAALTGGAPVLPRAVGADRLRLRTVERFGQFAHLTYDVTPAG; encoded by the coding sequence ATGAGGACGATCTACAACACCGCCACGACCCTCAACGGGTACATCGCCGACGAGCGGAACTCCCTCGACTGGCTGTTCGCCGTGGACGACTCGGTGGCGCCCGACCAGGAGGAGTTCCTGGCCGGCATCACGGTGCTGGTGCTGGGGTCCACGACGTACGAGTGGGTGGTCGAGCACGAGCACCTGATCACGCACCCCGAGCGGTGGCCGGGGTACTTCGGCCGACGGCCCCTGTTCGTGTTCACGACCCGTGAGCTGCCGGTGCCCGCCGGAGCGGACGTGCGGTTCGTGAGGGGACCGGTGGCGCAGGTGCTGCCCCGGATCCAGGAGGCGGCGGGCGACGGCGACGCGTGGCTCGTCGGCGGCGGCGACCTGGCCGGGCAGCTGCTCGACGCCGGGGCGCTGGACGAGGTGCAGCTCTCGGTCGCGCCGGCCGCGCTCACCGGCGGCGCCCCGGTGCTGCCGCGGGCCGTCGGGGCGGACCGCCTGCGGCTGCGGACGGTCGAGCGGTTCGGCCAGTTCGCGCACCTGACGTACGACGTGACCCCCGCGGGCTGA
- a CDS encoding bile acid:sodium symporter family protein, which produces MPDATPTRPGRWSRVRSAVRTWVDPLVVMIVAVFVLGLLAPASGAFATGLDHVTTGAVVLLFFLYGARMATSDVWAGLRNWRLQGGMLASTYLLFPVLGLGAQLLPESVLPGDLQTGLLYLSLLPSTIQSSVVFTSIARGNIAGAITGATVSNVLGIVLTPLLVGLLMSRAGGPVGGSAGATLLQLLLPFVAGQVLQPWIGGWVRSHRPVTLLTDRGTILLVAYGSVSEAERSGVWDDLTVGVLAVLLVVCAVLLGLMLLATWSGGRLLGLGRRDRIALLMCGSKKSLATGLPMASVLFGPVAAAGVALPVIVFHQLQLATCAVIARRLAATDPEDERATVPA; this is translated from the coding sequence GTGCCTGACGCCACCCCGACCCGACCGGGCCGGTGGTCCCGGGTCCGGTCCGCCGTCCGGACGTGGGTGGACCCCCTCGTCGTCATGATCGTCGCCGTGTTCGTCCTGGGGCTGCTGGCCCCGGCGTCCGGGGCGTTCGCGACGGGACTCGACCACGTCACCACCGGTGCCGTCGTGCTGCTGTTCTTCCTGTACGGCGCGCGCATGGCGACCAGCGACGTCTGGGCGGGGCTGCGCAACTGGCGGCTCCAGGGCGGGATGCTCGCCTCCACGTACCTGCTGTTCCCGGTGCTCGGGCTCGGGGCGCAGCTGCTGCCGGAGTCGGTGCTGCCGGGCGACCTGCAGACCGGGCTGCTCTACCTGTCGCTGCTGCCGTCGACCATCCAGTCCTCCGTCGTGTTCACGTCGATCGCCCGCGGCAACATCGCCGGCGCGATCACCGGGGCCACGGTGTCGAACGTGCTCGGCATCGTGCTGACCCCGCTGCTGGTGGGCCTGCTGATGTCGCGCGCCGGCGGGCCCGTCGGCGGCTCCGCGGGCGCCACGCTGCTGCAGCTGCTGCTGCCGTTCGTCGCCGGGCAGGTGCTGCAGCCGTGGATCGGGGGGTGGGTGCGCTCGCACCGGCCCGTGACCCTGCTGACGGACCGCGGGACGATCCTGCTGGTCGCGTACGGCTCGGTGTCCGAGGCCGAGCGGTCGGGCGTGTGGGACGACCTCACCGTGGGCGTCCTCGCGGTGCTGCTCGTGGTGTGCGCGGTGCTGCTCGGCCTCATGCTGCTGGCGACGTGGAGCGGAGGGCGGCTGCTCGGCCTCGGGCGCCGCGACCGCATCGCGCTGCTCATGTGCGGCTCCAAGAAGAGCCTCGCGACCGGCCTGCCCATGGCGAGCGTGCTGTTCGGGCCGGTCGCGGCCGCGGGCGTCGCCCTGCCGGTGATCGTGTTCCACCAGCTCCAGCTCGCGACGTGCGCGGTGATCGCCCGGCGGCTGGCGGCCACCGACCCGGAGGACGAGCGGGCGACCGTCCCCGCCTGA
- a CDS encoding DUF4349 domain-containing protein: MTDTGAFSGEGSVTGGDDAGGAAADLGDGAPADLGADAAGRQVVTTGDVALTAPDPRGAADGVVALVERAGGRVDARQETSARAEDGTDASASLTVRVPSDDVSDVLDALEDLGDVQEVDLRSEDVTAAAQDLDARIRAMRLSVARMEDLLAGAATQADVISAENTLTERQAALEQLESQRARVAEQVALSTLHVMIWSDGAPAPTTDERTGFLGGLASGWDALVEVLGVALLVLGALVPWLAVAALVVGAVVAVRRVLRRRRARRGPEGGPDEEAPGGGTAGPHEPIVVGGARD, encoded by the coding sequence ATGACGGACACCGGCGCGTTCTCCGGCGAGGGCTCCGTCACCGGCGGGGACGACGCGGGCGGGGCCGCTGCCGACCTCGGGGACGGCGCCCCGGCCGACCTCGGCGCGGACGCCGCGGGTCGCCAGGTCGTCACGACCGGTGACGTCGCGCTCACCGCCCCCGACCCGCGCGGCGCAGCCGACGGGGTCGTCGCGCTGGTGGAACGGGCCGGCGGCCGGGTGGACGCGCGCCAGGAGACCTCCGCGCGGGCGGAGGACGGCACCGACGCGTCCGCCAGCCTCACGGTGCGGGTGCCCTCGGACGACGTGAGCGACGTGCTCGACGCGCTGGAGGACCTCGGCGACGTGCAGGAGGTCGATCTCAGGTCCGAGGACGTCACCGCCGCGGCGCAGGACCTCGACGCCCGCATCCGCGCCATGCGGCTGTCGGTCGCCCGCATGGAGGACCTCCTCGCCGGCGCCGCCACGCAGGCGGACGTCATCAGCGCCGAGAACACCCTGACCGAGCGGCAGGCGGCGCTCGAGCAGCTCGAGTCGCAGCGGGCGCGCGTCGCCGAGCAGGTGGCGCTCTCCACCCTGCACGTCATGATCTGGAGCGACGGCGCGCCCGCCCCCACGACGGACGAACGGACCGGGTTCCTCGGCGGGCTGGCGTCCGGGTGGGACGCGCTGGTCGAGGTGCTCGGCGTGGCGCTGCTCGTGCTCGGCGCGCTCGTCCCCTGGCTCGCGGTCGCCGCCCTGGTCGTCGGCGCGGTCGTCGCGGTGCGCCGGGTGCTGCGGCGCCGGCGGGCGCGGCGGGGGCCGGAGGGCGGCCCCGACGAGGAGGCACCCGGGGGCGGCACGGCGGGTCCGCACGAACCGATAGTGGTGGGCGGCGCACGGGACTGA
- a CDS encoding family 20 glycosylhydrolase, producing MPTPVTALRLVPAPRSVRVGDGPPFVVSAGTTVTVGVSPAEVSLGVLAAEGLSRVTGATVEMRYRDVAEPTQPGDVALRLAEGPGTEEYRVDVDQDRVEISAGSAEGLMRGLATLHQLLRREGGTFVAPPVVVEDAPAHGWRGLSVDVARHFFGPDDLRVVVDLMAAYKLNVLHLHLSDDQGWRLDLPSRPALAARSGGTAVDGDPGGFFTTEEYEALVAYAAARGVRVVPEIDVPGHVNAALHAYGELTPEGVPTEAYTGIDVGFSKLAADLPATEPFLRDVFGDVAAVTPGEYVHIGGDEVLTMGHDEYARLVAMASDAVRAAGKQVVGWQEIATTPLEPGTVVQYWDTRMDPAPFVAAARAGARLLMSPGSKAYLDMKYDADTPLGLEWAGHIELRDAYDWEPTALVPGLPEGSVIGVEATVWTETLRSLDDLMTMLLPRLAAVAEVAWTRPEQRDWEDFRARVAAHGPRWDAQGLAWYPSLQVDWHVG from the coding sequence GTGCCCACTCCCGTCACCGCCCTGCGTCTGGTCCCTGCCCCCCGGTCGGTGCGCGTGGGAGACGGGCCGCCGTTCGTCGTCTCGGCCGGCACCACCGTCACCGTGGGCGTCTCCCCGGCCGAGGTCTCGCTCGGCGTGCTGGCCGCGGAGGGCCTGAGCCGGGTCACCGGCGCGACCGTGGAGATGCGGTACCGCGACGTCGCCGAGCCCACGCAACCCGGCGACGTGGCGCTGCGGCTCGCGGAGGGACCGGGCACCGAGGAGTACCGCGTGGACGTCGACCAGGACCGCGTGGAGATCAGCGCCGGGTCCGCCGAGGGGTTGATGCGCGGGCTCGCGACCCTGCACCAGCTGCTCCGCCGGGAGGGTGGGACGTTCGTGGCGCCCCCGGTCGTGGTGGAGGACGCGCCCGCGCACGGCTGGCGCGGGCTCTCGGTCGACGTCGCCCGGCACTTCTTCGGGCCGGACGATCTGCGCGTCGTCGTCGACCTGATGGCGGCGTACAAGCTCAACGTGCTGCACCTGCACCTGTCGGACGACCAGGGGTGGCGCCTCGACCTGCCGTCCCGCCCGGCGCTCGCGGCGCGCTCGGGCGGCACCGCCGTCGACGGCGACCCGGGCGGCTTCTTCACGACCGAGGAGTACGAGGCGCTCGTCGCGTACGCCGCGGCGCGCGGGGTGCGCGTCGTGCCGGAGATCGACGTGCCGGGGCACGTGAACGCCGCCCTGCACGCCTACGGCGAGCTGACGCCCGAGGGCGTGCCGACCGAGGCGTACACGGGGATCGACGTGGGCTTCAGCAAGCTGGCGGCGGACCTGCCGGCCACCGAGCCGTTCCTGCGGGACGTGTTCGGGGACGTCGCGGCCGTGACGCCGGGGGAGTACGTGCACATCGGCGGCGACGAGGTGCTCACGATGGGGCACGACGAGTACGCGCGCCTGGTCGCGATGGCCTCCGACGCCGTGCGCGCCGCGGGCAAGCAGGTCGTCGGCTGGCAGGAGATCGCGACGACCCCGCTGGAGCCCGGCACCGTCGTGCAGTACTGGGACACCCGGATGGATCCCGCGCCGTTCGTCGCGGCGGCGCGCGCGGGTGCCCGGCTGCTCATGAGCCCCGGGTCGAAGGCGTACCTGGACATGAAGTACGACGCCGACACCCCGCTGGGCCTGGAGTGGGCCGGCCACATCGAGCTGCGCGACGCCTACGACTGGGAGCCGACCGCGCTGGTGCCGGGGCTGCCCGAGGGATCGGTCATCGGCGTGGAGGCGACGGTGTGGACGGAGACGCTGCGCAGCCTGGACGACCTCATGACGATGCTGCTGCCCCGGCTGGCCGCCGTGGCCGAGGTGGCGTGGACGCGCCCCGAGCAGCGCGACTGGGAGGACTTCCGCGCACGCGTCGCCGCGCACGGCCCGCGGTGGGACGCGCAGGGCCTCGCCTGGTACCCGAGCCTGCAGGTGGACTGGCACGTCGGCTGA
- a CDS encoding dolichyl-phosphate-mannose--protein mannosyltransferase: protein MADVPQPDETPAPQAVPPGPAGARPRASDRWDPVTTPEPETALVTADAHGPAVGSGPTAPADPAAPPPSRRAHAAAGGGDDAALSTHDRLLVALLGTRTLLLGATRRARVTGWLWPLAVTLLGGVLRFWRLGTPHELVFDETYYVKQAYSLLVQGYEGTWGDDANPLFAAGDGSALQDQAEYIVHPMVAKWLMALGIHLGGGIGSSAAWRLASAVAGTLAVLMVARIGRRLFASTALGTLAGLFLAVDGEGIVHSRTGLLDGFLMVFALAAFGALLLDRDQARRRLAARTAAVLDSGAPLGLGPRLGWRWWRFAAAVLLGLAIGTKWSGLYVLAVFGLLSVAWDATARRTVGVRRWPLAALWRDAVPAALVMVPTAALVYVATWWSWFAHPAAYLRQWAVEHPGEGVTWLPPALRSLWHFHTQMWDFHTHLTAEHAYAAHPLGWIVQWRPTSFYYPDSVSGLTGAAARDACGADACSQAITSLGNPVLWWLGAVALVVAVVVLVVRRDWRAGAVLSGVVAGWLPWFAYAHRTIFTFYSIAFAPWVVLALVYVLGLLLHSGDDRRRRRGIATTVAVTLVVLAVSAFFYPVWTAWVVPYDFWHLHMWLRSWI, encoded by the coding sequence ATGGCGGACGTGCCGCAGCCCGACGAGACGCCCGCGCCGCAGGCCGTCCCGCCGGGGCCGGCAGGGGCGCGGCCCCGCGCGTCCGACCGCTGGGACCCGGTGACGACGCCGGAGCCGGAGACCGCCCTCGTCACGGCGGACGCCCACGGCCCCGCGGTCGGGTCCGGCCCGACGGCCCCCGCCGACCCGGCCGCCCCGCCCCCGTCGCGCCGGGCCCACGCCGCCGCCGGCGGCGGGGACGACGCCGCGCTCTCCACCCACGACCGCCTGCTGGTCGCCCTGCTCGGCACCCGGACGCTGCTGCTCGGTGCGACGCGCCGCGCACGCGTGACGGGGTGGCTGTGGCCGCTCGCCGTCACGCTGCTGGGCGGCGTGCTGCGGTTCTGGCGGCTCGGGACGCCCCACGAGCTGGTCTTCGACGAGACCTACTACGTCAAGCAGGCGTACTCGCTGCTCGTGCAGGGCTACGAGGGGACCTGGGGCGACGACGCGAACCCGCTGTTCGCCGCCGGGGACGGCTCGGCGCTGCAGGACCAGGCCGAGTACATCGTCCACCCGATGGTCGCCAAGTGGCTGATGGCCCTCGGGATCCACCTGGGCGGCGGCATCGGGTCGTCGGCCGCGTGGCGGCTCGCGTCCGCGGTCGCGGGCACCCTGGCCGTGCTGATGGTGGCGCGCATCGGCCGGCGGCTGTTCGCGTCGACGGCGCTCGGCACGCTGGCGGGCCTGTTCCTGGCGGTGGACGGCGAGGGCATCGTCCACTCGCGCACCGGGCTGCTGGACGGCTTCCTCATGGTGTTCGCGCTCGCGGCGTTCGGCGCGCTGCTGCTGGACCGCGACCAGGCGCGCCGCCGGCTCGCCGCGCGGACGGCCGCCGTGCTCGACTCCGGCGCGCCCCTCGGTCTCGGCCCGCGGCTCGGGTGGCGCTGGTGGCGGTTCGCGGCGGCCGTGCTGCTGGGCCTGGCGATCGGCACCAAGTGGTCCGGGCTGTACGTCCTGGCCGTCTTCGGCCTGCTGTCCGTCGCGTGGGACGCGACCGCGCGCCGCACCGTCGGGGTGCGCCGCTGGCCGCTGGCCGCCCTGTGGCGCGACGCCGTCCCCGCGGCGCTGGTGATGGTGCCGACGGCGGCGCTCGTCTACGTCGCCACGTGGTGGTCCTGGTTCGCGCACCCCGCGGCGTACCTGCGGCAGTGGGCCGTCGAGCACCCCGGCGAGGGCGTGACCTGGCTCCCGCCGGCGCTGCGGTCGCTGTGGCACTTCCACACGCAGATGTGGGACTTCCACACCCACCTGACCGCCGAGCACGCGTACGCCGCCCACCCGCTGGGGTGGATCGTGCAGTGGCGGCCGACGTCGTTCTACTACCCGGACTCCGTGTCCGGGCTGACCGGTGCGGCCGCGCGCGACGCCTGCGGCGCGGACGCGTGCTCCCAGGCCATCACGTCGCTCGGGAACCCGGTGCTCTGGTGGCTCGGCGCAGTCGCGCTCGTGGTCGCGGTGGTGGTCCTCGTCGTGCGGCGCGACTGGCGCGCCGGCGCCGTGCTGTCGGGCGTCGTCGCGGGGTGGCTGCCGTGGTTCGCCTACGCGCACCGCACGATCTTCACGTTCTACTCGATCGCGTTCGCGCCGTGGGTGGTGCTCGCGCTCGTCTACGTGCTCGGCCTGCTGCTGCACTCCGGGGACGACAGGCGACGCCGCCGGGGGATCGCGACGACGGTCGCCGTGACGCTCGTGGTGCTCGCCGTCAGCGCGTTCTTCTACCCCGTCTGGACGGCGTGGGTCGTGCCGTACGACTTCTGGCACCTGCACATGTGGCTGCGGTCCTGGATCTAG
- the rsmI gene encoding 16S rRNA (cytidine(1402)-2'-O)-methyltransferase: MTPSATGAGRLVLAATPIGDVEDASPRLRRLLAEADVVAAEDTRRLRALAARMGVTVGGRVVSHHEHNEAATTPELLDVVAGGGTVLVVTDAGMPAVSDPGFRVVAAAVEAGLTVTAAPGPSAVLTALALSGLPTDRFCFEGFPPRKPGERSRALTALEREPRTMVFFEAPHRLAATLADMAAVFGADRPAAVCRELTKTYEEVVRDGLGALAQWAADGEVRGEIAVVVAGAPAREVASTADLVAEVLARADAGERLKDAVAEVAQVAGVPKRDLYGAALAARAR; encoded by the coding sequence GTGACCCCCTCTGCCACCGGCGCCGGCCGGCTCGTGCTCGCGGCGACGCCCATCGGCGACGTCGAGGACGCCTCCCCGCGGCTGCGTCGGCTGCTGGCGGAGGCCGACGTCGTCGCCGCGGAGGACACCCGGCGGCTGCGGGCGCTCGCCGCGCGCATGGGCGTGACCGTCGGGGGGCGCGTCGTCAGCCACCACGAGCACAACGAGGCCGCGACCACCCCGGAGCTGCTCGACGTCGTCGCCGGCGGCGGCACGGTCCTCGTGGTCACCGACGCGGGCATGCCCGCGGTGTCCGACCCGGGCTTCCGGGTCGTCGCGGCCGCGGTGGAGGCCGGACTGACCGTGACCGCCGCGCCCGGGCCGAGCGCCGTGCTCACCGCGCTCGCGCTGTCCGGGCTGCCGACGGACCGGTTCTGCTTCGAGGGGTTCCCGCCGCGCAAGCCCGGGGAGCGGTCGAGGGCGCTGACCGCCCTGGAGCGCGAGCCGCGGACGATGGTGTTCTTCGAGGCCCCGCACCGGCTGGCGGCGACGCTCGCGGACATGGCGGCGGTGTTCGGGGCGGACCGCCCGGCCGCGGTCTGCCGGGAGCTGACCAAGACGTACGAGGAGGTCGTCCGCGACGGGCTCGGGGCGCTCGCGCAGTGGGCGGCGGACGGCGAGGTGCGGGGTGAGATCGCCGTGGTGGTCGCGGGGGCGCCCGCGCGGGAGGTCGCGTCGACCGCGGACCTGGTGGCCGAGGTGCTCGCACGCGCCGACGCGGGGGAGCGGCTCAAGGACGCGGTCGCCGAGGTGGCCCAGGTCGCCGGCGTGCCGAAGCGGGACCTGTACGGGGCGGCGCTGGCGGCGCGCGCCCGCTGA
- a CDS encoding aminotransferase class I/II-fold pyridoxal phosphate-dependent enzyme encodes MEFRRIPGLPPYVFTIIDTLKVEARRAGRDVVDLGFGNPDLPSPQLAVDKLAEAAQNTRNHRYSASRGIPKLRQAVADHYLRRFGVTLDPETEVISTIGAKEGFSHLMWVLLQPGDAALVPTPSYPIHIWGPYFAGADARQVPIGDGTDGGGYVDRVMEAWDLGWPKPRVVVLSFPHNPTTTTVELHDLQRLVDWARERDVVLVHDLAYADMSFDGWTPPSIMQCVGATEVAVELYSMTKSYSMAGWRVAFLVGRRDVVGALAKLKSYLDYGTFQPIQIAATVTLNEATEYPAELSAVYESRRNALVDGLSRIGWDILRPRGTMFAWARIPEPYRDLGSIEFAELLVRECDVAVSPGVGFGPGGDGHVRFALIENEQRIAQAVRGLRRGLTRL; translated from the coding sequence ATGGAGTTCCGACGCATCCCGGGCCTGCCGCCGTACGTGTTCACGATCATCGACACCCTCAAGGTCGAGGCCCGGCGCGCCGGCCGGGACGTGGTCGACCTGGGCTTCGGCAACCCCGACCTGCCGAGCCCGCAGCTCGCGGTCGACAAGCTGGCCGAGGCGGCGCAGAACACCCGCAACCACCGGTACTCCGCGTCCCGCGGCATCCCCAAGCTCCGCCAGGCGGTCGCCGACCACTACCTGCGCCGGTTCGGGGTGACCCTCGACCCGGAGACCGAGGTGATCTCGACGATCGGCGCCAAGGAGGGCTTCAGCCACCTCATGTGGGTGCTCCTGCAGCCGGGCGACGCCGCGCTGGTGCCGACCCCGTCGTACCCGATCCACATCTGGGGCCCGTACTTCGCCGGGGCGGACGCCCGCCAGGTGCCGATCGGCGACGGCACGGACGGCGGCGGCTACGTGGACCGCGTGATGGAGGCGTGGGACCTCGGCTGGCCGAAGCCGCGTGTCGTCGTCCTGTCCTTCCCGCACAACCCGACCACCACGACCGTCGAGCTGCACGACCTGCAGCGGCTGGTCGACTGGGCGCGGGAGCGCGACGTCGTCCTCGTGCACGACCTGGCGTACGCGGACATGAGCTTCGACGGCTGGACGCCGCCGTCGATCATGCAGTGCGTCGGCGCCACGGAGGTCGCGGTCGAGCTGTACTCGATGACGAAGTCGTACTCCATGGCCGGCTGGCGGGTGGCGTTCCTCGTCGGGCGGCGCGACGTCGTGGGTGCGCTCGCGAAGCTCAAGTCGTACCTGGACTACGGCACGTTCCAGCCGATCCAGATCGCGGCGACCGTCACGCTCAACGAGGCGACCGAGTACCCGGCGGAGCTGTCCGCGGTGTACGAGAGCCGGCGCAACGCCCTCGTCGACGGCCTGTCCCGGATCGGGTGGGACATCCTGCGGCCCCGCGGCACGATGTTCGCCTGGGCGCGGATCCCCGAGCCGTACCGGGACCTCGGGTCGATCGAGTTCGCGGAGCTGCTGGTCCGTGAGTGCGACGTCGCCGTCTCGCCGGGAGTCGGGTTCGGCCCGGGTGGCGACGGGCACGTGCGGTTCGCGCTCATCGAGAACGAGCAGCGGATCGCCCAGGCCGTCCGCGGGCTGCGGCGGGGGCTCACCCGGCTCTGA